The DNA segment GTTTCCCGTCATGATAGATGGTTTTTGGGGCTGCAAAGATAACCAAGCTTTTAGGTATAAGGTTTTAGGCATTAGCGCTTAAACTTGTAACGAAATGAAATACACCGTTCAAAACGCACCCTTTCCTATCAAGCAACTTAATTGGCTGTATGGTTTTGGGGTCGGTGGACTATGGTTTTCGCTTACGCTCATCGCGCGTTTAACGCAGCGTATTGAATACATTGGAACCGAGAACTTGGCTTCGAGCCCAAATCATATCTATTGCTTTTGGCACGAGAACCTGCCTATTCACTTTGCTGTGAATACACGGATAAAACAACCGCAGATATGGCTGCAACATCCCATGCTGTTCATGAAGCCCATACACATGACGGCCAAATGGATGGGCGTAAAGGAGCTGGCCTATGGCTCTAGCGGCAATAAAGGGAAAGCAGCTTTGAATAGAGTGATGAGCCAACTTGAAAATGGCTACAGCACCATGATAAACCCCGATGGACCGGCAGGGCCACCCAAAAAATTGAAACCGGGAGTGCTCATCATGGCCAAAGAAACGGGCGTTCCCATCATCCCCATTACCATGGACGCATCATTCAAATGGGTACTGAACACCTGGGATAGAAAGAATTTCCCCTACCCATTTTCGAAAATCACTGTGCGCTACCATGCACCCATTTACATCCAAGGAGACTTTACGGATGGCGACATCAAGAAGCTGGAAGCCACGCTTTCGTTGCC comes from the Flavobacteriales bacterium genome and includes:
- a CDS encoding DUF374 domain-containing protein: MKYTVQNAPFPIKQLNWLYGFGVGGLWFSLTLIARLTQRIEYIGTENLASSPNHIYCFWHENLPIHFAVNTRIKQPQIWLQHPMLFMKPIHMTAKWMGVKELAYGSSGNKGKAALNRVMSQLENGYSTMINPDGPAGPPKKLKPGVLIMAKETGVPIIPITMDASFKWVLNTWDRKNFPYPFSKITVRYHAPIYIQGDFTDGDIKKLEATLSLPIA